The Setaria italica strain Yugu1 chromosome IX, Setaria_italica_v2.0, whole genome shotgun sequence genome has a window encoding:
- the LOC101753799 gene encoding peroxidase 2 has product MPSTSLANMATAATSSKMPVLAALTLLLLAVACRASPYYPLELGYYRYKCPQAEAIVKAVMEKAIGQNPGNGAAVIRMLFHDCFVEGCDASILLDPTPFSPTPEKLSPPNNPSLRGFELIDAIKHALEAACPGVVSCADIIAFAARDASCFLSHGRVSFDMPAGRLDGTFSNASEPLKFLVPPTSNLSDLISSFVVKGMSVEDLVVLSGAHTVGQSHCSSFVSDRLDVPSDINPGLAGFLRSRCPANATSGSGDDPTVVQDVVTPNDMDSQYYRNVLSHTVLFTSDAALLTSPETAKMVVENAKIPGWWEDRFEKAMVKMASIEVKTGYQGQVRKNCRAINHY; this is encoded by the exons ATGCCAAGCACATCTCTAGCAAACATGGCCACTGCTGCTACTTCATCGAAGATGCCCGTTTTGGCCGCACTCACCTTGCTGCTCCTAGCCGTGGCGTGCCGGGCCAGCCCGTACTACCCTCTGGAGCTAGGGTACTACCGTTACAAGTGCCCCCAGGCTGAGGCCATCGTGAAGGCCGTCATGGAGAAGGCCATCGGCCAGAACCCCGGCAATGGCGCCGCCGTCATCCGGATgctcttccacgactgcttcgtcgaG GGCTGTGATGCTTCCATCCTTCTGGACCCGACCCCGTTCAGCCCGACGCCGGAGAAGCTGAGCCCGCCCAACAACCCGAGCCTGCGCGGCTTCGAGCTGATCGACGCGATCAAGCACGCGCTCGAGGCGGCCTGCCCCGgcgtcgtctcctgcgccgacatcatCGCCTTCGCGGCCCGCGACGCGTCCTGCTTCCTCAGCCACGGCAGGGTCAGCTTCGACATGCCGGCGGGCCGCCTCGACGGCACCTTCTCCAACGCCTCCGAACCGCTCAAGTTCCTGGTCCCGCCGACGTCCAACCTCAGCGACCTTATCTCCAGCTTCGTCGTCAAGGGGATGTCAGTGGAGGACCTCGTCGTCCTCTCCGGCGCGCACACCGTCGGGCAGTCCCACTGCTCGTCCTTCGTCTCCGACCGCCTCGACGTCCCCTCCGATATCAACCCGGGGCTGGCCGGGTTCCTCAGGAGCCGATGCCCGGCCAACGCGacgagcggcagcggcgacgaccCGACGGTGGTGCAGGACGTGGTGACGCCCAACGACATGGACAGCCAGTACTACAGGAACGTGCTGTCGCACACCGTGCTGTTCACCTCCGACGCGGCGCTGCTGACATCGCCGGAGACGGCGAAGATGGTGGTGGAGAACGCCAAAATCCCCGGGTGGTGGGAGGACAGGTTCGAGAAGGCCATGGTGAAGATGGCCAGCATCGAGGTGAAGACCGGGTACCAGGGGCAGGTCAGGAAGAACTGCAGGGCGATAAACCACTACTAG
- the LOC101770849 gene encoding putative disease resistance protein RGA3, with product MMAASHLVSAAQWIAGVITEKVIASKLKEWVSQFSGLGGDIDGLKAQMSFVETVLSMAQGRRIRNAHLTSLLSSLHQLLYDADDALDEIDYHRIHQDAQRRDQVTSVSTPSTVATAVLHLLSAVVSHQPLASPTFRGMFMYPGPWGRRKRRKLAHLPACDANASGQPGLELDRSALGRRIREATSQLRDVSEQVRKALQLEELESISLAAHSLPDNPRLTTSYPAGEHKMFGRNGQKDSIIEVLTDIRCSSQSRLLVLPVVGNGGIGKTTLLQHVYHDQRVRSFFDIRMWICVSHCHNFSVLRLTREMLEAATGKKQNRGSKNLDSLQKNLVERLQGKRFLVVFDDLWTVDEKKWELLLAPFNHIKASTNCTILVTTRDRRVSELISPIPAINLSGLDGEAFWDCFRAYIFDDEKHDGHHHLQPIGREIASKLNGYPLAAKSVGALLRKDLSIEHWSRILESRAWEEQNGTDGIMSILRLSYEYLPFHLQRCFSYCSLFPKGYRFLEKDLVLIWNSQGFIETKFDRKPEEVGHGYMYQLVSLGFFQKEVDPENCETWYLMHDIIHDLAINVSSKFCLTIDRISTFNMHPSATIRHMSIITESMYHEEISSNVARNEDIEKVVIKIASLLQKKYLRSLMLFGRYDSNFAHVFKMAFREATNMRSIIMSMMPYHEHEGSLLYDIGQCIHLRYIKFISYDHVQLPEALSRLYHLQVLDVGGATGDLTRSVSSGYTEAATPPWLAKHMFLTSLRCLYLDNCKGCKNLPAFSLFPALKKLHLIGLPDITQLQTASLEEVILSDMLKLQKWSVSEKHQLIDDLQVLEICNCPILIELPLPPTCNSDIANYRQLQSAVIKNCPCLMGLPPLPLGPKTKLMVEDVRTFPCSLMSYSADTNPSLLLVGKDQLRVLDGKVTSFQNLVSLQELSIDTCPSLTTISWQGFRQFCILKDLTIYRCPNLLSVPMTETERMLAKGLLPSLQRLEIWSCGITGKNLSCLLSNAPNLSFLKLKECSRIKRLTVHQLADQGSSILLPDGVAADGLLQIQPHSVSSLQELCFDSCPTICQNGEGLRGLITLKKLEIYDCPRFLSYLVFQNEDMHHVEGSCLLPSSLQVLKITKAEWKSMSLNGLTAMENLSICHSKLEALDLESSKELKYIQVLGCTELTSVQGLQSCVELKKLEVIYTPGFWRAWDLELQREGESTELLFPVEVIHTSDSSILRLSICKHLNHLRRLEFRCLSDKLETEQEKALEQLISLNELQFSDCEYRFSVPEELHQLTYLKKLELINCSTISSFSERGLPPGLEHLVIVDCKYLESLPAGMYGHSFLKKLEIKSCPRIRSLPRAGLPASLQELRFEKCSSKLQQQLQRMNKADMVIVWS from the coding sequence ATGATGGCGGCATCTCATTTGGTGAGCGCTGCCCAGTGGATCGCAGGAGTCATCACGGAGAAGGTCATCGCCAGCAAGCTCAAGGAATGGGTTTCCCAGTTctccggcctcggcggcgataTCGACGGTCTCAAGGCGCAGATGAGCTTCGTCGAGACGGTGCTAAGCATGGCCCAGGGGAGGCGGATCCGGAACGCTCATCTGACCAGCCTCCTCTCCAGTCTGCACCAGCTGCTGTACGATGCCGACGACGCCCTCGACGAGATCGACTACCACCGCATCCATCAGGATGCGCAAAGGCGAGACCAGGTCACCAGCGTCAGCACGCCGTCGACGGTGGCCACGGCCGTACTGCATCTGCTGAGCGCTGTGGTGAGCCACCAACCGTTGGCCTCCCCCACGTTCAGGGGCATGTTCATGTACCCCGGGCCTTGGGGCCGGAGGAAGCGGAGAAAGCTCGCGCACCTACCAGCTTGTGATGCCAATGCCTCGGGCCAGCCTGGGTTGGAGCTTGACCGGAGCGCTCTTGGGCGGCGGATCAGAGAGGCCACATCACAGCTGCGAGATGTCAGCGAGCAGGTGCGCAAGGCGCTGCAGCTAGAGGAACTGGAGTCTATCAGCCTGGCGGCTCACAGCCTGCCTGACAATCCACGATTAACGACCTCGTACCCCGCCGGAGAGCACAAGATGTTCGGCAGAAATGGCCAGAAGGACAGTATCATTGAGGTGCTCACCGACATTAGATGCTCCAGCCAGAGTAGGCTGCTGGTGCTCCCTGTCGTCGGCAATGGCGGCATAGGAAAGACTACTTTGCTGCAGCACGTGTACCATGACCAGAGGGTCCGGTCCTTCTTCGACATCAGGATGTGGATCTGTGTATCCCACTGCCATAACTTCAGCGTCCTGCGGCTGACGCGCGAGATGCTGGAGGCCGCCACCGGTAAGAAACAGAACAGGGGAAGCAAAAACTTAGACAGCCTTCAAAAGAATCTAGTTGAACGGTTGCAGGGGAAGAGGTTTCTCGTTGTCTTCGATGACCTTTGGACTGTCGACGAGAAAAAATGGGAATTGCTATTGGCACCATTCAATCATATCAAGGCCTCCACCAATTGTACCATCTTGGTGACCACCCGAGACCGCCGCGTCTCAGAGCTGATCAGCCCAATACCAGCGATCAATTTGAGTGGTCTGGACGGAGAAGCATTCTGGGATTGTTTTAGAGCTTACATATTTGATGACGAAAAGCATGACGGGCATCATCATTTACAGCCcattggaagagaaattgcCAGCAAATTAAACGGTTATCCATTGGCAGCGAAAAGTGTAGGGGCGTTACTGAGGAAGGACCTGAGCATTGAACATTGGAGCAGAATATTAGAGAGCAGAGCATGGGAAGAACAGAATGGAACTGATGGCATCATGTCTATTCTAAGGCTTAGTTACGAGTACCTTCCATTTCATCTCCAGAGGTGCTTCTCCTATTGCTCGTTGTTTCCAAAGGGCTATCGGTTTCTTGAGAAAGATCTGGTGCTTATTTGGAATTCACAAGGTTTCATTGAAACTAAGTTTGATAGGAAGCCAGAGGAAGTTGGTCATGGATATATGTACCAGTTGGTGAGTTTGGGATTCTTTCAGAAGGAGGTCGATCCAGAAAATTGTGAGACATGGTACCTTATGCATGATATAATACATGATTTGGCAATTAATGTCTCTTCCAAATTTTGCTTGACAATCGATCGTATCTCCACGTTCAATATGCACCCATCAGCGACCATTCGTCATATGTCCATAATTACAGAGTCTATGTATCATGAGGAAATATCCAGTAATGTGGCACGCAACGAGGACATCGAAAAGGTAGTAATCAAGATAGCCAGCTTGCTACAGAAGAAATACCTGAGGTCCTTGATGCTGTTTGGCAGATATGATTCCAACTTCGCTCATGTTTTCAAGATGGCCTTTAGAGAAGCAACAAATATGCGCTCAATAATAATGTCCATGATGCCCTATCATGAACATGAAGGCTCTCTGCTGTATGACATAGGCCAGTGCATTCATCTCCGCTACATAAAATtcatttcttatgatcatgtgCAACTCCCAGAAGCCTTGAGTAGACTCTACCATTTGCAAGTGCTGGATGTAGGAGGAGCCACTGGTGATCTGACAAGAAGTGTCTCTAGTGGATACACTGAAGCAGCAACTCCACCATGGTTGGCAAAACATATGTTTCTTACTTCTCTGAGATGTCTCTATCTCGATAACTGCAAGGGATGCAAAAATCTTCCAGCATTTTCGCTGTTTCCGGCACTTAAGAAACTGCATTTGATCGGCTTGCCTGATATTACACAGCTGCAAACTGCTTCATTAGAGGAAGTGATATTATCTGATATGCTAAAACTACAGAAATGGAGTGTTTCTGAAAAGCACCAGCTAATAGATGATCTACAGGTACTCGAAATCTGCAACTGCCCCATACTGATAGAGTTGCCTTTACCACCTACATGCAACTCGGATATAGCAAATTACCGCCAACTCCAAAGTGCGGTGATTAAGAATTGCCCTTGCCTGATGGGATTACCACCGCTTCCTCTCGGTCCCAAAACTAAGCTGATGGTTGAGGATGTACGGACATTTCCATGTAGTCTCATGTCCTATAGTGCAGATACGAATCCAAGCTTGCTCTTAGTGGGGAAGGATCAGCTGAGAGTTCTTGATGGAAAGGTTACGTCATTTCAAAATCTAGTTTCTTTGCAGGAGCTCTCCATTGATACATGTCCAAGCCTTACAACCATCTCATGGCAAGGATTCCGCCAATTTTGCATATTGAAGGATCTGACAATATATCGCTGCCCGAACCTACTCTCAGTGCCAATGACAGAAACAGAGCGAATGCTTGCTAAGGGACTTCTTCCATCACTCCAGAGGCTCGAAATCTGGTCATGTGGTATCACTGGAAAAAATCTATCTTGCTTATTGTCAAATGCACCAAATCTGTCCTTCCTGAAGCTGAAAGAGTGTTCGCGGATCAAAAGGTTAACCGTGCACCAACTGGCAGATCAAGGCAGCTCAATTTTGCTACCTGATGGTGTAGCAGCTGATGGTTTATTGCAGATCCAACCTCATTCTGTGTCATCACTCCAAGAGTTATGCTTTGACAGCTGCCCAACAATATGTCAAAATGGGGAGGGTCTCCGAGGACTCATCACACTAAAAAAATTGGAGATATATGACTGCCCAAGGTTTCTTTCCTACTTAGTGTTTCAAAATGAAGATATGCATCATGTTGAAGGTTCATGTCTCCTTCCATCATCACTCCAAGTGCTCAAGATAACCAAAGCAGAGTGGAAGTCAATGTCCCTCAATGGACTCACTGCCATGGAGAATTTATCCATTTGCCACAGCAAACTAGAAGCTCTTGACTTGGAATCCTCCAAAGAATTGAAGTACATTCAGGTTCTTGGATGTACAGAACTTACCTCCGTGCAAGGTCTGCAATCTTGTGTTGAGCTCAAAAAGTTGGAGGTAATCTACACTCCTGGGTTTTGGAGAGCTTGGGATCTTGAGCTGCAAAGAGAGGGAGAAAGCACCGAATTACTGTTTCCAGTGGAAGTCATCCACACGAGCGATAGTTCAATACTTAGATTGTCAATATGCAAGCACCTCAATCACCTTAGGAGGTTAGAGTTTCGTTGCCTTTCCGATAAACTGGAAACGGAGCAAGAGAAAGCACTTGAACAGCTCATCTCTCTCAATGAACTCCAATTCTCCGATTGTGAATATCGCTTCTCTGTACCAGAAGAACTACATCAGCTTACATACCTCAAGAAGTTAGAGCTGATAAACTGTTCGACTATTTCCTCATTTTCAGAGAGAGGCCTGCCGCCTGGCTTGGAACATTTGGTAATTGTTGATTGCAAGTATCTCGAGTCATTACCTGCTGGAATGTATGGACATTCCTTTCTGAAGAAATTGGAGATAAAGTCCTGTCCACGAATTCGGTCACTGCCAAGAGCAGGCTTGCCAGCTTCCCTTCAAGAGCTGAGGTTTGAAAAATGCAGCAGTAAGCTGCAGCAGCAACTCCAAAGGATGAATAAAGCTGACATGGTTATAGTATGGTCATGA